The Candidatus Phaeomarinobacter ectocarpi genome includes a region encoding these proteins:
- the sufC gene encoding Fe-S cluster assembly ATPase SufC yields MLEIKDLHVEVGGKEILKGINLTLNPGEVHAVMGPNGSGKSTLSYTLAGRSGYEVTGGSILFNGKDLTELEPNERAAAGVFLAFQYPTEVPGVTTMTFLKTALNAVRVARGEDELDAVRFLKLVREKAKALNITDDMLKRPLNVGFSGGEKKRAETLQMALLEPTFAVLDETDSGLDVDAMRVVAEGVNALRSPERSMLVITHYQRLLDHIVPDHVHILAGGKIVKSGPKELAREVEESGYADIKSDAA; encoded by the coding sequence ATGCTTGAAATCAAAGACCTGCATGTTGAAGTCGGCGGCAAGGAAATCCTGAAAGGGATCAACCTCACCCTTAATCCCGGTGAGGTGCACGCAGTCATGGGCCCCAACGGCTCTGGCAAGTCAACGCTGTCCTACACGCTGGCCGGCCGGTCCGGCTATGAGGTGACTGGCGGCTCAATCCTTTTCAATGGCAAGGACCTGACTGAACTTGAGCCCAATGAGCGTGCCGCTGCAGGTGTGTTCCTCGCGTTTCAGTATCCAACAGAAGTGCCCGGCGTCACCACGATGACGTTCCTTAAAACGGCTCTAAACGCTGTGCGGGTTGCGCGGGGTGAAGACGAGTTGGATGCGGTCAGGTTCCTCAAGCTGGTACGTGAGAAAGCCAAGGCCCTGAACATCACCGATGACATGCTGAAGCGTCCGCTCAATGTCGGCTTCTCCGGTGGCGAGAAGAAGCGTGCTGAGACACTGCAAATGGCTCTGCTCGAGCCGACATTTGCGGTGCTTGATGAAACAGACTCAGGCCTCGACGTCGATGCGATGCGTGTTGTCGCTGAGGGTGTAAACGCATTGCGCTCACCCGAGCGCTCCATGCTGGTGATTACTCACTATCAACGGTTGCTCGATCACATCGTCCCTGACCATGTGCACATTCTGGCAGGCGGCAAGATTGTTAAATCTGGTCCCAAGGAACTGGCGCGAGAAGTCGAAGAATCCGGTTACGCAGATATCAAGAGCGACGCGGCTTAG
- the sufB gene encoding Fe-S cluster assembly protein SufB, producing MAAVQETVRDVEGLGQGDKYKYGFYTDIESDKAPKGLNEDTVRFISAKKGEPEWMLEYRLEAFRRWLEMEEPDWAKVNYPKIDYQDYYYYSAPKSQGDGPKSLDEVDPELLRTYEKLGIPLNEQKMLAGVAVDAVFDSVSVVTTFKEKLSEAGVVFCPISEAVHSHPELVKEYLGSVVPATDNYFAALNAAVFSDGSFVYIPKGVRCPMELSTYFRINERDTGQFERTLIIADEGSYVSYLEGCTAPMRDEHQLHAAVVELVTHHDAEIKYSTVQNWYPGDEDGKGGIFNFVTKRGDCRGDNSKISWTQVETGSAVTWKYPSCVLRGDNSSGEFYSIAISNGAQQVDSGTKMIHLGKNTKSRIISKGISAGKSSNAYRGLVSIYPSAEDARNFTQCDSLLIGDRCSAHTVPYIESRNPTAVLEHEATTSKLSEDQLFYCQARGLPEEEAVALLVNGFCREVLQQLPMEFAVEAQKLVGISLEGSVG from the coding sequence ATGGCAGCGGTTCAAGAAACAGTGCGTGACGTCGAAGGCCTCGGCCAGGGCGACAAGTACAAATATGGTTTCTATACGGACATTGAGAGCGACAAGGCTCCCAAGGGTCTGAATGAGGACACAGTTCGGTTCATCTCGGCCAAAAAGGGCGAGCCCGAATGGATGCTTGAGTACCGCCTAGAAGCCTTCCGCCGTTGGCTGGAAATGGAAGAACCCGACTGGGCCAAGGTCAACTATCCAAAAATCGACTATCAGGACTACTACTACTACTCCGCACCCAAGAGTCAGGGTGACGGCCCAAAGAGTCTGGATGAAGTCGATCCTGAACTCCTGCGCACCTATGAGAAGCTCGGGATTCCATTGAACGAGCAAAAGATGCTCGCGGGCGTTGCTGTTGATGCCGTGTTCGACAGTGTGTCCGTGGTTACAACATTCAAAGAGAAACTGTCTGAGGCTGGCGTGGTATTCTGCCCAATCTCAGAGGCCGTACATTCTCATCCAGAATTGGTGAAAGAGTATCTCGGCAGTGTTGTGCCCGCGACAGACAACTATTTTGCCGCTCTGAACGCCGCAGTGTTCTCTGACGGGTCGTTTGTATACATCCCCAAGGGTGTTCGCTGCCCGATGGAGCTGTCGACCTATTTCCGCATCAACGAACGCGACACGGGGCAGTTTGAGCGCACCCTGATCATCGCTGATGAAGGCTCGTATGTGAGCTACCTGGAAGGCTGCACCGCCCCCATGCGGGACGAACACCAGCTCCATGCTGCGGTGGTGGAGCTTGTCACTCACCATGATGCTGAAATCAAATACTCGACAGTGCAGAACTGGTACCCGGGCGATGAAGACGGCAAGGGTGGTATCTTCAATTTTGTGACCAAGCGCGGAGACTGCCGCGGAGACAACTCAAAGATCTCCTGGACGCAGGTCGAAACCGGCTCCGCAGTAACCTGGAAATATCCAAGCTGCGTGTTACGTGGAGACAACTCGTCTGGCGAGTTTTACTCCATCGCCATTTCAAATGGCGCGCAGCAGGTCGACTCCGGGACCAAGATGATCCATCTGGGCAAGAACACGAAGAGCCGGATCATTTCGAAAGGTATCTCCGCGGGAAAATCGTCCAACGCCTATCGTGGCCTGGTGAGCATTTATCCGTCTGCTGAAGACGCACGCAATTTCACTCAGTGTGACAGTCTGCTGATTGGGGACAGATGCTCGGCCCACACAGTGCCGTACATCGAAAGCCGCAACCCGACGGCCGTGCTTGAGCATGAAGCCACCACATCGAAGCTGTCGGAAGATCAGCTCTTCTACTGTCAGGCCCGCGGCCTGCCGGAAGAAGAAGCCGTCGCGCTTCTCGTCAACGGCTTCTGCCGTGAAGTGCTGCAGCAACTGCCGATGGAATTTGCCGTAGAAGCTCAAAAGCTGGTGGGTATCTCCCTTGAAGGGAGCGTCGGCTAA
- a CDS encoding enoyl-CoA hydratase-related protein, with amino-acid sequence MDMITFEKHDTGVAVVTLNRPDVLNSMNPQLLDEVRTAIRQTRDDADIGALVITGAGRGFCAGADLTAGFTPPASATIGDGVAHSMEIGFNPMIRELAELPKPVVCAVNGMTAGGGVGLALAGDVVFAARSASFVQVFGPKLALVPDCGVTYFMPRLIGQARTRALAMSGDKLSAEQAADWGLIWACVDDDKLMAEAMAYAEKLAAGPTEAFGDIKQVLDVTFDNDLNAQLDLEKETQRKRGNHPNFTEGVSAFMEKRAPNFSR; translated from the coding sequence ATGGACATGATTACCTTCGAAAAGCACGATACCGGCGTAGCGGTTGTTACGCTGAATCGCCCTGACGTGCTCAACAGCATGAACCCTCAACTGCTGGACGAGGTGCGCACTGCCATCCGACAGACACGCGATGATGCAGACATTGGCGCATTGGTGATTACTGGTGCGGGTCGCGGGTTTTGTGCAGGTGCAGATCTGACAGCGGGCTTCACGCCTCCCGCCTCAGCAACAATCGGTGACGGTGTGGCCCATAGTATGGAAATCGGCTTCAACCCGATGATCCGCGAACTCGCGGAACTGCCAAAGCCCGTTGTCTGTGCCGTAAATGGTATGACAGCCGGCGGCGGAGTTGGCCTCGCGCTGGCCGGCGATGTTGTATTCGCTGCTCGTTCTGCGAGCTTTGTGCAGGTGTTTGGCCCCAAGCTCGCTCTCGTTCCCGACTGCGGCGTGACATACTTTATGCCACGCCTGATCGGCCAGGCTCGCACCAGAGCACTTGCCATGAGCGGTGACAAACTTTCAGCGGAACAAGCGGCAGACTGGGGCCTTATCTGGGCTTGTGTTGATGACGACAAACTGATGGCTGAAGCGATGGCCTATGCTGAGAAGTTGGCGGCAGGTCCTACGGAAGCCTTTGGTGATATCAAGCAGGTACTTGATGTGACGTTTGACAACGATCTCAACGCCCAGCTCGACCTTGAAAAAGAAACCCAGCGCAAGCGCGGCAACCACCCAAATTTCACTGAGGGCGTCTCGGCATTCATGGAGAAACGCGCTCCGAATTTCTCGCGCTAA
- a CDS encoding alpha/beta hydrolase, which yields MPDVIFNGPAGRIEGRYHHQGKPNSPIALILHPHPQFGGTMNNQTVYELFYMFANRGFSVLRFNFRGVGRSQGGFDGGIGELSDAAAALDWLQTYNVDSRTCWVAGFSFGAWIGMQLLMRRPEIDGFISVAPPANSYDFSFLAPCPSSGIFVSGDQDQVAPVDDVEKLVERLRAQKGITIDQEVIKGANHFFETGSKQMLDTVATYLDRRLVEDQQAKDAKKDGK from the coding sequence ATGCCCGACGTGATTTTCAACGGCCCTGCGGGCCGTATCGAAGGCCGCTACCACCATCAAGGCAAGCCAAACTCCCCAATTGCGCTGATTCTGCATCCCCATCCGCAGTTCGGCGGCACGATGAACAATCAGACGGTCTACGAACTGTTTTACATGTTCGCTAATCGGGGTTTCTCAGTGCTGCGCTTCAATTTTCGTGGTGTCGGGCGCAGCCAAGGCGGCTTTGACGGCGGGATTGGTGAGCTGTCTGATGCCGCCGCAGCTCTTGACTGGCTCCAGACCTACAATGTCGACAGCCGCACCTGTTGGGTCGCCGGCTTCTCGTTCGGCGCCTGGATTGGCATGCAGCTGTTGATGCGTCGCCCGGAGATTGACGGGTTCATCTCTGTTGCGCCGCCGGCCAACTCTTATGATTTCAGCTTCCTTGCCCCCTGCCCGTCATCCGGCATCTTCGTGTCTGGTGATCAGGATCAGGTGGCGCCGGTTGATGATGTGGAAAAACTCGTTGAGCGCCTGCGCGCACAAAAAGGCATCACTATCGATCAGGAAGTCATCAAAGGCGCAAACCACTTCTTTGAAACTGGCTCCAAGCAAATGCTTGATACGGTAGCGACCTATCTCGACCGACGCCTTGTTGAAGATCAGCAGGCGAAAGATGCGAAGAAAGACGGCAAGTAG
- a CDS encoding HesB/IscA family protein, which yields MAGQVITLTDTAAERIKAIIDRSDEPIVGVRLGLENAGCAGMAYKLDYATETAPLDEVVEDKGVKILIDAKSILFLLGMEMDYEETKLRSGFVFNNPNQTDACGCGESVTLTPAKAPVAEERPST from the coding sequence ATGGCAGGACAAGTAATAACGCTGACAGATACAGCCGCGGAACGGATCAAGGCAATTATCGACCGATCCGATGAGCCGATTGTGGGCGTGCGTCTTGGTCTTGAGAATGCGGGCTGTGCGGGTATGGCCTACAAACTGGATTACGCCACAGAAACAGCGCCATTGGACGAAGTGGTGGAGGACAAGGGCGTCAAGATTTTGATTGATGCCAAGTCCATCCTGTTCCTGTTAGGCATGGAAATGGACTACGAAGAGACCAAGCTTCGGTCGGGCTTTGTGTTCAACAATCCCAATCAGACGGACGCTTGCGGTTGCGGTGAAAGCGTAACGCTCACTCCGGCTAAAGCGCCTGTTGCCGAAGAACGGCCCTCGACCTAG
- the sufD gene encoding Fe-S cluster assembly protein SufD, with product MARVAVEPLDIETGLVDDHAAAAKVLPGAAHQASARSKAIEAFAVEGLPNRRLEEYRYFDLRQMLAKAGPLAVTPAASSVDTTDSATGLFAELDRHVAVFINGRFDAARSSFDGLPDGVELLSYSEALNSEAAWVSEALESSIAPQDAVTTLNAAYAIDGIVIRVSAGVKVHKPIEVQWRAVGDVSTHFHTRSLVVLEEGAQLTLLETRGDDKRAPVFATGALRLVIGDDASLRHAAVYADGDDVVRVGKKSVTLGKASNYETLGLAVGTGKARTDEHVHFAGENTKASINGLSLLRDRAVMDNTLFVDHAVPNCESEETFRSVLDDASRGVFQGSILVRKDAQKIDSQMQARALLLSRKAEMDAKPMLEIYADDVICAHGSAIGEPDQNAIFYLMSRGIDENTARALLVAGFLDDVVDGFDDGAIAVALKMLLAERLGAPKDTAQGASI from the coding sequence ATGGCGAGAGTAGCAGTTGAGCCTTTGGATATCGAAACCGGCCTAGTGGACGACCACGCGGCAGCAGCAAAGGTGCTGCCCGGCGCGGCGCACCAAGCCAGTGCCCGATCCAAAGCCATCGAGGCGTTTGCGGTTGAAGGATTGCCGAACAGGCGGCTTGAAGAATATCGCTACTTCGATCTGCGTCAGATGTTGGCCAAGGCAGGCCCACTTGCCGTCACCCCGGCAGCGTCCAGCGTTGACACCACGGACTCTGCCACGGGCCTCTTTGCTGAGTTGGACAGGCACGTCGCTGTTTTCATCAACGGTCGATTTGATGCGGCGCGCTCCTCCTTCGATGGTTTGCCTGATGGTGTTGAGCTTTTGAGCTACTCAGAGGCTCTGAATAGTGAAGCTGCCTGGGTATCTGAGGCGCTGGAGTCTTCCATTGCACCTCAGGATGCCGTTACCACTCTAAATGCGGCATACGCGATTGATGGCATCGTAATTCGGGTGTCGGCGGGTGTGAAAGTCCATAAGCCAATTGAGGTTCAATGGCGTGCGGTTGGCGACGTCAGTACACATTTCCACACGCGCAGCCTTGTCGTCCTCGAAGAGGGCGCGCAGCTGACATTGCTTGAAACCCGCGGCGACGATAAGCGGGCACCTGTCTTTGCCACGGGAGCCTTGCGGCTTGTAATCGGCGATGATGCATCGTTGCGCCATGCCGCCGTATATGCAGATGGCGATGATGTTGTTCGTGTTGGAAAAAAGTCGGTCACCCTTGGCAAGGCGTCAAACTACGAAACGCTTGGTCTTGCCGTTGGCACGGGGAAAGCTCGCACCGATGAGCACGTTCATTTTGCCGGTGAAAACACAAAGGCAAGTATCAATGGGCTATCCCTGCTGCGCGATAGAGCAGTGATGGACAACACTTTGTTCGTCGATCATGCGGTACCCAATTGCGAAAGCGAAGAGACCTTTCGTTCGGTCCTGGACGACGCGTCACGCGGCGTTTTTCAGGGGTCTATCCTGGTGCGTAAGGACGCCCAGAAAATTGACTCACAGATGCAGGCTCGAGCATTGCTCCTTTCCCGCAAGGCTGAAATGGATGCAAAGCCGATGTTGGAAATTTACGCCGATGACGTGATTTGTGCGCACGGGTCCGCGATCGGTGAGCCGGATCAAAACGCCATTTTCTATCTGATGAGCCGTGGTATCGATGAGAATACCGCACGCGCGTTGCTTGTGGCCGGCTTCCTGGATGATGTGGTGGATGGCTTCGACGACGGTGCGATTGCCGTTGCTCTCAAGATGCTGCTGGCGGAGCGCCTTGGCGCGCCGAAAGATACGGCACAAGGGGCATCTATATGA
- a CDS encoding SUF system Fe-S cluster assembly protein, with the protein MTETQTEAVEPASNEARVNGSAIPQGELDMLTDDLIGAIKTVYDPEIPVDIYELGLIYKIDVSDDRDIEVDMTLTAPGCPVAGEMPQWVSDAISSVDGVGDVKVNLVFDPPWTPERMSDEARVALNMF; encoded by the coding sequence ATGACTGAAACACAGACAGAAGCCGTGGAACCTGCCAGCAATGAGGCGCGGGTCAATGGCTCAGCCATCCCTCAGGGTGAGCTGGACATGCTGACCGACGACCTGATCGGCGCAATCAAGACCGTCTATGATCCCGAGATCCCGGTAGACATCTATGAGCTTGGCCTGATTTACAAAATTGATGTCTCAGATGACCGGGATATTGAGGTGGACATGACACTTACGGCACCAGGCTGCCCCGTCGCAGGTGAAATGCCCCAATGGGTGAGTGACGCAATCAGTTCCGTCGATGGCGTGGGCGATGTGAAAGTGAACCTTGTTTTTGACCCTCCTTGGACGCCAGAACGGATGTCAGATGAGGCAAGAGTTGCGCTCAACATGTTTTGA
- a CDS encoding Rrf2 family transcriptional regulator: protein MKLSTKGRYAVMAMADLARFGGKKPVSLGEIAGRQEISLSYLEQLFAKLRRAGIVKSVRGPGGGYHLARDPEDIQVSDIILSVDEPIKATRCKESSGEGCLGNGARCITHDLWDELSRQIHLFLSEVSLGDVIHRRVLGRSGIYEDAESGEGSQIGSQASPTSSSSQPAPQASNYAGAVAAGE, encoded by the coding sequence ATGAAACTCAGTACCAAAGGCCGGTATGCGGTCATGGCAATGGCGGATCTGGCCCGGTTTGGCGGCAAGAAGCCAGTGTCTCTCGGCGAGATTGCAGGTCGTCAGGAAATTTCACTGTCCTATCTCGAGCAGCTGTTCGCGAAGCTTCGCAGGGCAGGCATCGTGAAAAGCGTGCGCGGTCCGGGCGGCGGCTACCATCTTGCGCGGGATCCGGAAGACATCCAGGTGTCCGACATTATCCTGTCTGTCGATGAGCCAATCAAAGCAACACGCTGCAAGGAGAGTTCCGGCGAAGGATGCCTTGGCAACGGCGCGCGTTGCATTACCCATGATCTGTGGGACGAATTGAGCCGTCAGATACACCTCTTCCTCAGTGAAGTGTCGCTGGGCGACGTAATCCATCGTCGGGTGCTTGGACGCAGTGGCATCTATGAGGACGCTGAAAGTGGCGAGGGATCACAAATCGGGTCCCAGGCATCGCCAACGTCCTCCTCATCCCAACCGGCGCCACAAGCATCCAACTATGCTGGTGCAGTTGCAGCTGGCGAATAG
- a CDS encoding cysteine desulfurase family protein, with protein sequence MAQATTYLDHNATAPLRPEAREAMVAAMDALAGGGNPSSVHRAGRVAKRLVEDARASVASLVAAVPDEVVFTSGGTEANSLAITGTLASGAVERLIVVATEHASVIDTAAASGVDVKQLGVDSDGMADIAALVDDLQTDTRPALVCVMASNNETGAVQPVLQITQCVKEAGGRVHVDAVQHVGKLPLSPLGGAHTMAISAHKIGGPQGVGALVVRGKGRVEPMLRGGGQELRRRAGTENVVGIAGFGAAADKAAESQAQLQALAPLRDELEARALQIADATGHVGAVICPAAERLPNTSCIAFDGVKAETLLMALDLGGVCVSSGSACSSGKVARSHVLEAMGINESRAGGAIRVSMGWNTTDQDVERFCSALEQALKRIRPADAGHVSSEGHAVRTAGE encoded by the coding sequence GTGGCACAGGCAACCACATATCTTGATCACAATGCGACGGCGCCACTGCGTCCCGAAGCGCGCGAGGCCATGGTCGCTGCCATGGATGCGCTGGCTGGTGGTGGTAATCCGTCGTCCGTCCATCGGGCGGGCAGGGTGGCGAAGCGTCTTGTGGAAGACGCGCGCGCAAGTGTTGCGTCCCTGGTGGCAGCTGTGCCGGATGAGGTTGTGTTCACATCCGGTGGGACGGAAGCCAACAGCCTTGCAATTACCGGGACATTGGCCTCGGGCGCCGTTGAGCGTTTGATTGTGGTGGCAACGGAACATGCAAGCGTCATAGATACGGCTGCCGCAAGCGGCGTTGACGTCAAGCAGCTTGGCGTTGATTCAGATGGTATGGCCGATATTGCTGCACTTGTTGACGACCTGCAGACAGATACGCGGCCGGCCCTTGTATGTGTAATGGCGTCAAACAACGAGACGGGTGCCGTTCAACCCGTCCTGCAGATCACCCAATGTGTCAAAGAGGCTGGTGGTCGTGTGCACGTGGACGCCGTCCAGCATGTGGGCAAATTGCCTCTGTCTCCTTTGGGTGGTGCGCATACAATGGCAATTTCCGCCCACAAGATAGGCGGCCCGCAAGGCGTCGGTGCGTTGGTTGTGCGTGGCAAGGGACGTGTCGAGCCAATGCTTCGCGGCGGCGGGCAAGAGTTGCGCCGCCGTGCTGGCACAGAAAATGTTGTCGGAATTGCCGGCTTTGGTGCTGCTGCAGACAAAGCAGCAGAAAGTCAGGCGCAGCTTCAGGCCCTGGCCCCCTTGCGTGATGAACTGGAAGCACGCGCTCTACAAATCGCTGATGCCACAGGTCATGTGGGTGCGGTGATCTGCCCTGCGGCAGAGCGGTTGCCAAACACCAGTTGCATTGCATTTGATGGAGTGAAAGCGGAAACGCTTTTGATGGCGCTCGACCTCGGTGGGGTCTGTGTCAGTTCCGGCTCAGCGTGCTCATCGGGCAAAGTGGCGCGCAGTCATGTGCTTGAAGCCATGGGCATCAATGAAAGCCGCGCAGGTGGAGCAATCCGCGTGTCCATGGGATGGAATACGACCGATCAGGATGTTGAACGGTTTTGTTCCGCTCTCGAGCAGGCTTTGAAGAGAATTCGCCCCGCTGATGCGGGTCATGTTTCCAGCGAGGGCCACGCGGTCCGAACTGCAGGTGAGTAG
- a CDS encoding TfoX/Sxy family protein, whose translation MAVSNEYTQFLIEMLVPLGPVKSRRMFGGSGLFADGLMFGLIANEILYLKVDEQNQPAFEAEGMDPFTYETKAGKRGVMSYWQAPERLFDEPDEFVAWARDAVSVALRADAAKPPSQRKGPGAPPKQKKPRTKRSAVKKRASKKKAAGS comes from the coding sequence ATGGCCGTATCGAACGAATACACCCAATTTCTCATTGAGATGCTGGTTCCACTGGGGCCGGTGAAGTCGCGCCGGATGTTTGGTGGATCCGGGCTCTTTGCGGACGGGTTGATGTTCGGGCTGATCGCAAATGAGATTTTATATCTGAAGGTTGATGAACAGAACCAACCAGCCTTCGAAGCAGAAGGGATGGACCCCTTCACCTATGAGACGAAGGCAGGCAAACGCGGTGTAATGTCTTACTGGCAGGCACCGGAACGGTTGTTCGATGAGCCGGATGAGTTTGTTGCGTGGGCGCGTGATGCGGTTAGCGTGGCCTTGCGTGCAGATGCAGCCAAGCCACCATCCCAGCGCAAAGGGCCCGGCGCGCCGCCCAAACAAAAGAAACCGCGGACCAAGCGCTCTGCGGTGAAAAAAAGGGCCTCAAAGAAAAAGGCGGCAGGGTCATAA
- a CDS encoding cysteine desulfurase → MSEAATISSLAPHNEPAFDVERVRADFPILSREIYGKPLVYLDNAASAQKPVQVLDAIRDAYANDYANVHRGLHYLANASTQAFEGAREKVRALLNAPTTDEIIFTKGGTEAMNLVAQGYLQPIIQPGDEIVISMMEHHSNIVPWHFLRERQGAVLKWVPVLDDGSLDMAAFEAALGPKTKLVSMTHMSNVLGSVVDAKKITDMAHAHGAAVLIDGCQGAVHMDVDVQAIGCDFYVMTGHKLYGPTGIGALYGRAELLAEMQPYQGGGEMIREVHMDEITYGDAPHKFEAGTPPIVQAIGLGAAIDYVNDVGRAAARAHEADLIAYATAQVQDLNWITIHGTMPGKGAIMSFSMEGAHPHDVATIIDRSGIAIRAGQHCAEPLMAHLGVPGTARASFAMYNTRADVDAFVVALEKAREFLG, encoded by the coding sequence ATGAGCGAAGCCGCAACCATTTCCAGTCTGGCACCGCATAACGAACCGGCATTTGACGTAGAGCGTGTGCGCGCGGATTTCCCGATCCTCTCTCGGGAGATTTACGGCAAACCACTTGTCTATTTGGACAATGCAGCCTCGGCGCAAAAGCCCGTGCAAGTGTTGGATGCCATCCGCGACGCTTATGCCAATGACTACGCCAATGTCCATCGTGGTCTGCATTATCTGGCAAATGCGTCCACGCAGGCCTTTGAAGGCGCGCGAGAAAAAGTGCGGGCGCTGCTAAATGCGCCAACAACTGATGAAATCATTTTCACCAAAGGTGGAACCGAGGCCATGAATCTTGTGGCGCAGGGGTACCTGCAGCCGATCATTCAGCCTGGTGATGAGATTGTTATCTCGATGATGGAGCACCACTCCAACATCGTGCCATGGCACTTCCTGAGGGAGCGTCAGGGGGCAGTCCTGAAATGGGTTCCTGTGCTGGATGATGGATCGCTGGATATGGCTGCTTTTGAAGCAGCCCTTGGTCCCAAAACGAAACTCGTGTCCATGACGCACATGTCAAATGTGTTGGGCAGCGTGGTGGATGCCAAGAAAATCACTGACATGGCGCATGCCCATGGCGCCGCCGTTCTTATTGACGGGTGCCAAGGCGCTGTTCACATGGACGTGGATGTCCAGGCGATCGGGTGCGATTTTTATGTGATGACCGGACACAAGCTTTACGGTCCGACTGGCATCGGTGCGCTCTACGGCAGGGCCGAATTGCTGGCAGAGATGCAGCCTTATCAGGGCGGTGGTGAAATGATCCGTGAAGTCCACATGGATGAAATCACCTATGGGGACGCCCCGCACAAGTTTGAAGCGGGAACACCTCCGATTGTGCAGGCGATTGGACTTGGTGCAGCAATTGACTATGTGAACGACGTTGGCCGTGCGGCGGCCCGGGCGCACGAGGCAGATTTGATTGCCTATGCAACGGCACAGGTCCAGGACCTCAACTGGATTACAATTCACGGCACTATGCCGGGCAAAGGTGCGATCATGTCATTCTCAATGGAAGGCGCGCATCCGCATGATGTTGCAACCATCATTGACCGGTCCGGGATTGCGATCAGGGCCGGGCAGCACTGTGCTGAACCACTGATGGCCCACCTCGGTGTGCCTGGCACTGCGCGCGCCTCGTTCGCCATGTACAATACACGTGCAGATGTTGACGCGTTTGTTGTGGCGCTCGAGAAGGCGCGGGAGTTTCTTGGGTAA
- a CDS encoding enoyl-CoA hydratase/isomerase — MEFNKVKVDMDGDVAILTLNDPKALNAVSPDMLEGLADALEWIDTPDNGVRCVVMTGEGRGFCAGANLAGGRPGERPGEQRSNAQPDAGQALEQKYHPILRKIRKLKMPFVTAVNGPAAGVGMSFALMGDMVLAAKSSYFLQAFRRIGLVPDGGSTYLLPRLIGVARAKELSLLGEKLPADTALSWGLINRVYEDDALIGEAMKMAKDLASGPTRTLGLIREAYADSFDNTYEEQLDKERWLQREAGRTDDFKEGVKAFLEKRPAEFKGN; from the coding sequence ATGGAATTCAATAAAGTCAAAGTTGATATGGATGGCGACGTTGCCATCCTTACCCTGAATGATCCAAAGGCCCTCAATGCCGTGTCACCCGACATGCTTGAAGGCCTTGCGGACGCGCTGGAATGGATTGACACACCGGATAATGGCGTGCGTTGCGTCGTCATGACCGGCGAAGGCCGCGGTTTTTGCGCCGGTGCCAATTTGGCTGGTGGCCGCCCGGGTGAACGGCCCGGCGAGCAACGCTCCAATGCTCAGCCAGATGCCGGCCAGGCGCTGGAGCAAAAGTATCACCCAATTCTGCGCAAAATTCGCAAACTGAAAATGCCCTTTGTCACCGCGGTGAATGGTCCTGCTGCCGGGGTCGGCATGAGTTTTGCGCTGATGGGGGACATGGTTCTTGCCGCAAAGTCTTCGTATTTCCTGCAGGCCTTCCGTCGCATTGGACTGGTACCAGATGGCGGCTCCACCTACCTGCTGCCGCGTCTCATTGGCGTTGCGCGCGCCAAGGAACTTTCTCTCCTCGGCGAAAAGCTTCCAGCCGATACAGCTCTTAGCTGGGGTCTCATTAACCGGGTGTATGAAGACGATGCGCTGATTGGTGAAGCAATGAAGATGGCGAAGGACTTAGCATCCGGACCAACACGCACGCTTGGTCTTATCCGCGAAGCTTATGCCGATAGCTTCGACAATACGTACGAAGAGCAGCTCGACAAGGAACGCTGGCTGCAACGTGAGGCGGGCCGCACCGACGACTTCAAGGAAGGCGTGAAGGCTTTTCTGGAGAAGCGTCCTGCCGAATTCAAGGGCAACTAG